The following are encoded in a window of Castanea sativa cultivar Marrone di Chiusa Pesio chromosome 5, ASM4071231v1 genomic DNA:
- the LOC142637030 gene encoding mitochondrial dicarboxylate/tricarboxylate transporter DTC-like — translation MGDEKKAKPIGVWPTVKPFVNGGTSGMLATCVIQPIDMIKVRIQLGQGSAGSVARNMLKEEGFGAFYKGLSAGLLRQATYTTARLGSFNFCGCWGCHFARPAPPPVSSMVIGGRDPQDFAEEDFDRVKN, via the exons ATGGGTGATGAGAAGAAAGCCAAGCCCATTGGTGTGTGGCCAACAGTGAAGCCTTTTGTTAATGGTGGAACTTCTGGTATGCTGGCCACCTGTGTCATCCAACCCATCGATATGATCAAG GTGAGGATTCAATTGGGTCAGGGATCAGCAGGCTCGGTAGCGAGGAACATGCTTAAGGAGGAGGGCTTTGGTGCCTTTTACAAG GGGCTATCTGCTGGACTACTCAGACAAGCAACATATACCACAGCACGACTTGGATCATTCAA CTTCTGCGGGTGCTGGGGCTGCCACTTCGCCAGACCCGCCCCCCCTCCAGTGAGTTCAATGGTGATAGGAGGTAGAGACCCTCAAG attttgctGAAGAAGATTTTGATAGAGTCAAAAATTGA